The Rhipicephalus sanguineus isolate Rsan-2018 chromosome 10, BIME_Rsan_1.4, whole genome shotgun sequence genome segment GCGAGACAGTACCTCAGGGGTAGTCGAGGTAGACTGACCAGTAGACTGTGTTGAGGATGACGAAGGACAATGGGAAGACTACCCTGGAGATCTTGTCCACGAGCAAGGCGCGGTCACGCCGGCGAGGTAGCCCTGTTGAAGATGGCGCCGTCTCAATCTTCTGAGTGGGCGCGCCGTTTGAGAGCCGCCTTGATtccttgaaaagaaaaaaaaaagagaatagtCACCATAATACCGCTTACGAGATACATGAGCATTAAGATCGataataatgtcacgtggtcgtgacgtcgacgaagacagcagtcggcgtttgcaggatgaaactgtttatttggccgaacttgtggccggaaaatgagaactagagctacagcaatacacgctgtacaatgatagcggtgaacagggcgtcgtccgtcgatcaactgacaagcggtcaatcgcgtcggcttttatacaggcggtatcgaactttccagcaatatcgctggtggcggcgttatctctagacaaagctggaacactcgcgtgcggggcgcaatcttaacagaacgatctactatagacatgaagcttctcgaacaatgcttcgcggacagcgtcgagcgttgataaccgtccctgccggtcaaacccgaatacatcaaaacaagacaagaagtgggcgtggcattgcccccctctgaaaaagcatcgtcccgatgcttgtgaaagaacatagaagagagagaaaaaaaacaagtgcatacagaaataaattacaataacaaaggaagaaaaatagagtccccaggttcgctaacgcgcaaaaaacggcttaaggcgcacgacatgaacgacttcaggtcgtgcgcggcgtcgctgggagttcgtaatgccgtccgggatcacctcgtagtcaagagcgccgaggcgtcgaagaaccttgtatggcccgaagtatcgccgaaggagtttttcgctaagcccacgtcggcgtatcggcgtccagacccaaacacggtcgccgggctggtattccgcgaagcgtcgtcgaagattgtagcgacggctgtcggtgtgctgctgggtcttgatgcgcaggcgggcgagctgtcgagcttcttcggcacgttgtaagtaagcggcggcatcgaggttttcttcgtcaggTGACAGTtgagtagcatggcgtcgagcgtcgtcgtccgtagatcaactgacaagcggtcaatcgcgtcggcttttatacaggcggtatcgaactttccagcaatatcgctggtggcggcgttatctctagacaaagctggaacattcgcgtgcggggcgcaatcttaacagaacgatctactatagacgtgaagcttctcgaacaatgcttcgcggacagcgtcgagcgttgataaccgtccctgccggtcaaacccgaatacatcaaaacaagacaagaagtgggcgtggcaataagaTTGAACAGCTCTGATATAGTTCTACACAAGCTAGGACTACGTCATGTGTATCACGTACGTGTTCTTCATGTTAGGGCGAAATTTGTTGCTTCGGACATATCGCTTTGTGAGAGAAGGCAGTTTAAACGTAGGTTTCGGCAGTATATAACTAAATTTCTTAACTAGTGAGGCCAGTTTATAACTAGAAGTTCGAAAGCTTCGACATGAAATCATGTTGGAGTCGTATTATTTTTTCATATCTGTCCTGTGAATTTTTTCTAATCATTCTGCCAGCTGTATCAGGTACCTTATGTGAACAACCAAACTGAATTTTCAAAAAGACTTACAATTCGAATGATACGGTAGCGCTTAATGCGCATCGTCGCCCGCAGGGAGAAATGTTATTGCACTTCAGGATCTTAGTTCTCAATGCTAATAtaagtgttggggttttgcgtccgaAAATCACCGTAAGATTATAAAAgatgccgtactggagggctctgataacttcgaccacctacggttctttaacgtgtgcctcaGTTTAAACGCACGGGCACTCCGCGACCTTCAGGTGAGCAGTCAAGCACCAATTCTTAATGGGTGCCACGGTTTACGGTAAAGATGTGTATATAGATAagtgcaagcaagcaagctatTTAATCAGTCAAACAATTCGTGCGCTATTGTATTACAAACAATATCGGAGAAGCGTAGCTTACCGTGACTTTAGCGGCAATGTTGACGGGCCTGGCCTTTCGGTAGACGAGGCTCTCGTCCGTCTCGCCCATGAGGATGTTGACCAGCGCGTACTCCATGAGCGAGGCGAACACGAACACGGTGCAGGAGGACATGAATATATCGATGGCCTTGATGTAGGACACGGGGGGCAGGGACTTCTGCGACTGCGCGTGCTGCGTGGACAGAGTGAGCAGGCTGGTGACGCACAGCGTCACCCTGGCCGGCACAGCCTCGGGTTTGATCCAGAAGGATATCCAGGACATGATGACGATCAGGCAGGTCGGGATGTATGTGTGGAACATGTAGTAGCCGAGGCGTCGCTTGAGCGTGAAGGTCACTTGGATGCAGGTGAAGTTACCTGCGCAAGAAGCAGAGGCGACAGGCATTTCGAGATTATCAGTAAGTCATTCTCCAACAACTTCCGGGGACTGACAACCACTGAACCTGGTACTACCTACTGAACACATGGCAATGGCTGTTACTACGTGCCTTGCAGGAAGCAACACGTACGGCGAATGGACACTATTGGGTCGACTTGTGCCTTCGTTCATTTCCAGTGTTCACACTGTTCCCGTTCGTGTGCCGTTTACAGCTAAAAAACAGGGATGCTTAACAACTAGCCTTGTTCATTTCTCTGTCGAGGATTGTATGAGTATTTACGGAGAAAATGTCAGTTCTTTTATAAGCGTAATTCCCTTGTGAACAATTACTGCAACGAAACCGTACCACTGTGATCGCCTGGCCGAAATCGGATTTATAATACATTGGGAAGGTTACAgcacacagacggggacaaaATGGAAGAAAACACATGACACAGCACTGAATATGTTTTCTTCCTTTGTCCCcctctgtgtgcgctgtaacgtttccaaggtgcaataccaactagcccatcaagcCATCCTCGTGaattttattgtacattgatatgatTAATGTTTCTATCCCGCTAACTGTACTTGGCTAAGTTAGCGCCACTAAGTCATTGCGATTGTAAATGGAGCAAGCTCAACTAGTTTACAATGTGTAATGCTTGTCTTGCTATAATGTTAAACGATTATACATAGAGGCAGCACATCATCATACTACGTGTACTTTAGGTTAGAAGACAGGCGAAATGCATATGTTTAAGTGGTTTTTGTATTAGTTTTGCTAGGACAACACGCAATCGCGCATAAACTTCAAAGTGGGAGCCAGGCTTTTGTGCATCCTCGACAGAATACACACCGTGAATGGCACGTGTGAGAGCTTTCATGTTAATTTTCATATAAGCGGTGGTTCGACTGTTTACTAACTGATTCATGAATGAACGCATTTGTTTATTTCTTGATTCCTTCGCGGGCTTACGTCCTGGCAACACAAGCACAGTTCTATGGGCACATATTGCGTTTTGAGACAACGCATACCACTCCATTCCAAATTGTTTCCGGTCTTCACAGACTACTTACGCCCGCATGACAGCTATCATCTCTGCAGCGTGTAGCCGTTCTTTGTGCTACAGGCGTTACGAAATCCGGTGCGGGCAATTTGTGCCCACGTAGAATACACTGCAAGCAAACATGAGTTTGTCTATCGTTTGGGGACGCATTCTTGCTTAGAGCAAACTTAATCACTAATTTCGCAACCACCGCTGTCGCTTGTAGAATGTGAATCATTACTTTGGGCCGATCGATAGCACCGTGGATTCACCTGTGATGACGTAACAGGGCAACTGGCCAGCACAAATTAAGACAAAGAGCAGAGATAAACGATTCATGATTTGTAAGTTTGATACCCATTGGATTGCTGCGACTCTCACAAACGAACATAACAGCTCTTGTTAAATGAATATTGTGCGCAGAAAATATTACTTCTCCTCAACCCTATACTCGAAAAATATTGCATTGCTTACGTAACGTGAGACGTCATTTTCTGCCATGTAATAACGCAGATCATCAGACGCTGTTGCGTAACATCTCAGAAAAGGCGAAGaaagaacacgaaaacatgcgtgGCTATTTTACTCACGTTGACTTTCTCCGCACACGTTGGGCTCGACTTTCTCAAGCCCAACGTGGGCACTTTTCCATAATATTTCGTAATTGCAGTTCAATCCCTTCTTGAGTAAACCTTTTAGCATTCCTTATTTTGTCTGTTCCATGTACACACGTCCACAACATTTCTTATAGAACAATCGGTGCAGTACCTAATAAACTTGGTTGAATCTAGTAAACTGATAAATTCATAACCAAAGCTCAGTAACACAAACTGAGCGGCGAATTTGAACCGTGAATATATCTCGAAAGAAGGGTGTATTCTGCAAACGTTACCGATCATGtaaagggagggagagagagagagagaaagataatttATTGGAATGCAAAAAtttcggcctgagctagtgcgctatAGCCTGCCTCCGCATGTATGTCTGCAAGGCAACAATGTGACCGTGGCAGTGGATTGCAGTTGGGTCATTGCCGTTGGGTCAAAAAGGAAATATAGCAACCTGAAAGGAACTAAGCCGAGGAAGTAAAATTCTTGCTTTCCACAAATGCGGTGGTTTATTCTATGTATGCCATCTTTAGCCTTAAGATGCCAGCTCACTATGTTAAGCACCTAAATGAAGGTTTTTCATCGCAAATTTTTGGTACATGTAAGTGCAGCCTAAGTATCACTGGCGTGCACTCTAAGAAACGCAATATTTGGGCagcatttctgccacacaactttTATCGCCTTCTACTTCGCCCACTTTCTTTGCGTTATCACCACCGTCCCGGCACTTCTCGGTCAGGAACGGCATGCGCGCTGTCAGCGTGACATTGCATTCTTGTTAGGAAAATGGCAAGAGCcgtgttttcaagaaaggaaccGCGAGAAGCCAGATGACGATCATAGCTGTGTGGCGGAAAGACTTTcgaaatacttgattttttcttagagtgcagtacagatgtgggggggggggctgctgaaTGCTGACACTCGAGATTTTTCTGTTGTGCATacgagcacacatacaaacacatgcacgaacacacacaaaggtaTTTGAaccccaatcaatcaatcagtcaatcaatcaaacaatcgatcgatcgattgattgatagATTTAGATTTCTTTTCCAGGATTAGGGGGAGTGCCAGAGCACCGGCCAAGCCACATGCGGCCCTGACGTGGCAATGACGTGCAcaggtaagtaaaaaaaaaacaatatttctcTTCTTGGAACTCGGGTATACCTGTAGAATAAACAGTGGTGCAGTCGCTGAGCGCAGTCTCGACCAGGTTGTGCTGAGGCAACTCGATGGCGTCGTCTACGACCAGGGGAACGTTGTCGTCCCAGCTGAACACCAGGTCATCCGTCGTGTAGGACACTACGTCGGTGAAACACACAATATATCACGTGTATTTAGCTTAGttggaatacaagtgtaattgtTTGCGCGAGTAATTATTAGAGAAATGACCCATAGTTTACTGCATATTACGTAGGTTTCCTCCTTTAATCCTACGGTTAAGTTTATGTTGACGATGtacggcaaaaaaaaaggaaaagttctTCGTGATCGCGAAAAACCAATTAGCCTTCATACACAGTGCCAGCGTTGTTGACGAAACTCATTCTGCTGCGAACAAGCCTACAGGAAGTAGGAGAAAGCAAAACAACCGAAAGCTTTAAGTGACGTTTGTGCTCGCGTTCCTTCCTCAGCGctcagggtgaggaggatggaaataaggagggggagggtaaagcgtagcatagccgtGTAAATTGTAGTATCGCAAAGGCGTGGAAAAGGGAAGTCatggtgaggaggaaagatggagggtgagaaggagggagggGCGCCACTGCATCCCAAGTGAACGTTACGTTTCCTTTCCCGCCGTGGAAGTCGAGCAGGCTGCAGGTTTTTAACGCCAGCGCGCACTTGCCTactgaacgccagcgtcgccgaagggcaagCGCACCACTGCTCTGCCCTTCCTACAGCTTAACACTGAGTGCATCTGCATACATTTTTATTTAACCTAGATTTTGTAATTATTTGTCTGAAAGATCCACGAACCTATTCATGATAACGCTCCCATCAATATTGGACGACATAAAATGAATTCATTTGATTGGTGGGAAGCGGCTTGGTTCTGCCGTCTAGGAGGATGCCCATGTTTATCCAGCAAGGCACTGTTTCTTTCCCTTAGTGGCAAGCAATAAAATTAAGGTTATCAGCAGAAAAATTGGGCAGGCAAAGGTAGCCTCGGAGCTTCCTTATAGTTAGTGGGAATACATTGTTTTCAAGGAAGCCTGTTTCACATAGTACAGTCAATGACACACCATGACTAACGCAAAATAGACTCCAGACGTTCTATGTGGTTTAGTCCGGCGCGCTGGTAAGGGCCTAAGAGAGCTCGGTtactgacctgaaagtcgcgggttctatcccggccgtGACGGTCACATTTCAATGTAGGCGAAGCGTTTGATACCAGTGTACcttgcgatgtcagtacacgttagagaacaccagatggccaattTTTCCAGAGACCTCCACTATGGTGCGCCTCATCGTCATATTGTGGtattggtacgtaaaaccccacaaattctTCGTAGGTTGCCCAGAGAAACGTAGAAGGAAATGCAAGTTGTGACACGAAAAGATGTTGGCAATGGCGGTTTTCCTAGCCTAATGTATGACAATTTCCATGGTGCCGACGTAGATCCCCCTCACCCTCTGCCCACATCCTACTTTCTTTCAGGAATATTCTCACACAGATCCTTAGTTCTCCCATTATATATTGACAAATGGGAACATAGTTTTGCCAGAGATGACCCGTCTTAAAACAACACACTTGTAAAAGCTGCAACTGGGCAGGATCATTTACAGACAGCAACCTGGAATCGTTCTCACGTAAAGAAACGTACATACCCAGGAGTTTGACAGAAAAAACAACCAGAACTACTGAAATATGACACAAGATACTAGGAAATTATACTACCTTCATTGATACTTACAAATGTTATAACACAGAACGTGTACTTGAAAGGTACGAGGGAAGATTGTCCACATTAAATTGGCACAATTAGACACATACACGTTCGTGCAAGCATGCATACCAACAAGCTATAGATACCATAAAAAAGAGTACTTTAGATGTTCACTCACAACTCTCGATCTTCATCGTGCAGACTTGCGTGTCATGCGGGTATGTTTCGAACTTCATGGCGCAGGAGAGCAGGAGAGTGAGCCTGCGAGAATGAAATTTTACTGTAAAGAGAGCTCAGGACTACGCAATACGTGAACGTAAGATCAATGAGCGTCGCTTTACTTAGGCATTGTCGATAACGTATCGCGCTGTACAGCCTTTCAAATACAGCAGCTGCGGTGGTAGAGTGGTTGTGGCGCTCAGCTGCTGAAGCGGAacacgtgggttcgattccggccgcggcggtcacatttcgttggaggcgacaCGCTAGAGTCCCGTGTTCATAGATATGAgcaccaggtggttgaaatttgcaAGCCTTCCACTACTATGTGCCCCATAATCATGTCATAGTTTCTCCGCTTAAAATCCAATCAATTTTTGCTACCTGTCAAATACATCTGAAACACACGAACTTACTGtttacagtcgcgctcaatatgacttgcaacacaggaGCGCCTGGACTCACGAGTTCAAAAACtgcccatggcttccactagcccttactttcgtaactaaacgctgttctcgcactcggggatgattcAAATAAGAATatatcatttagttgctgaaatgaaaataTGTTGAAGCCACGCGCAATCTTTTAACTCACGAGGCcgcgcgctcccgtgttgcaagtcatattgagtgcgactgtaGTACATACGGCACCCTTGCTCAAAAATtatgacccgccgcggtggtccttgtggttatggtgcttgactgctggcggGATCGAGTCCTCTGTTGctgccgtatttcgatggaggcgaaatccatGCTGAAGTGCCCGTGTCCTTATATCTAGGTAcattttaaagaaccccaggtgttctagatttccgaagccctccacaacCGCGTCTATtattatcatattgtggttttgggacgtaaaaccccaacaataataataaatattaaaatAAATGTGACACATAGACGATCAGAACTGACGGAACagttttcaaattggttcatgtGCAAGTTAAGTAAGCACACGTGATATACCGCTAGTTTAGGTAGTTCACGTTGCGATAGCCCGTATTTACGCTCTGCGAGAAACATTAGTCGTTGCGGGGCAGTAGCCATGTTCACGTGAACACGACGCAAGTGGGTACACTCAGAATTTGGGCTGACGTAGCCATGCCCA includes the following:
- the LOC119371870 gene encoding glycine receptor subunit alpha-3, whose amino-acid sequence is MSRPGRLPWNGTLALFIATAAAAYVSADARRNNMRANENLDISSILPENPQDYDNLAPPKEHGRATSVKFHVTVLSLDSIDEGSMTYVADIFMSQSWYDHRLRLPRNVTSKYRLLPVNWLHQMWRPDSFFKNAKRVTFQEMTIPNHYIWLYSDGSILYMVKLTLLLSCAMKFETYPHDTQVCTMKIESLSYTTDDLVFSWDDNVPLVVDDAIELPQHNLVETALSDCTTVYSTGNFTCIQVTFTLKRRLGYYMFHTYIPTCLIVIMSWISFWIKPEAVPARVTLCVTSLLTLSTQHAQSQKSLPPVSYIKAIDIFMSSCTVFVFASLMEYALVNILMGETDESLVYRKARPVNIAAKVTESRRLSNGAPTQKIETAPSSTGLPRRRDRALLVDKISRVVFPLSFVILNTVYWSVYLDYP